One window of Paenibacillus sp. FSL K6-3182 genomic DNA carries:
- a CDS encoding Ger(x)C family spore germination protein, whose translation MYIFRAISVLLCSIMLLSGCTSMPEIQNMAYATAIGVDFKDGKWIAYTQILNFSNISHSEQVSLGKAVPVWVGKGEGKTMALALTDISRTSQLQVFWGHVKAVVMTEAVLKKGVTDVYSAINRYREVRYNILIYGTKRSLPEIFIQKSILNLSPLETIMFTATQMHSVVSVVLPVTVNRVIADLNEPGEPAMIPSLDLDSKDWSEDEQAKPMFSLSGGYFFKKNRMIGWMSARDLQGIRWAEEGLKRIPLQVTAHGSPAAVIEISSPRMKIRPVTEKGETRYNLVVEAKGIVIELMQDVTINHLKECTADAIRKEITNTYSKALKVQIDPFHLRQSLYQSSPAEFRRLSSIDDFFLKNDSIKNIQVNVNLMNTGKYKGTKN comes from the coding sequence ATGTATATTTTCCGGGCAATAAGCGTGCTTCTGTGCAGTATTATGCTTCTAAGCGGTTGCACGAGTATGCCGGAAATTCAAAATATGGCATATGCGACGGCTATTGGTGTCGACTTTAAAGACGGGAAATGGATTGCCTATACACAAATCCTCAATTTCTCAAACATCTCGCATAGTGAACAAGTCAGCCTTGGTAAAGCTGTCCCTGTATGGGTAGGCAAAGGGGAAGGGAAAACGATGGCATTAGCATTAACAGACATTAGCAGAACATCCCAGCTGCAGGTGTTTTGGGGTCATGTTAAAGCTGTTGTTATGACAGAAGCGGTGCTCAAGAAGGGTGTCACTGATGTGTATAGCGCGATTAATCGGTACAGGGAAGTAAGGTACAATATTCTTATCTATGGAACAAAGAGGAGCCTGCCAGAAATATTTATTCAGAAATCGATTCTGAATTTATCCCCATTGGAAACGATCATGTTTACGGCTACTCAAATGCACTCAGTCGTTTCAGTAGTCCTTCCTGTTACCGTAAATCGCGTGATTGCGGATTTAAATGAACCTGGAGAGCCGGCAATGATTCCATCACTTGACCTTGATTCTAAAGATTGGTCGGAAGACGAGCAAGCAAAGCCGATGTTCAGCTTGTCAGGTGGTTATTTTTTCAAGAAAAATAGGATGATAGGATGGATGTCAGCACGGGATCTGCAAGGGATTAGGTGGGCGGAAGAAGGACTGAAACGTATACCGCTTCAAGTTACTGCCCACGGCTCACCGGCTGCCGTTATTGAGATTTCATCTCCGAGAATGAAAATTAGACCCGTAACGGAAAAGGGAGAAACTCGCTATAATCTTGTAGTTGAGGCAAAGGGCATTGTCATTGAGCTAATGCAAGACGTAACCATAAACCATTTGAAGGAATGTACTGCTGATGCCATCCGCAAGGAAATTACGAACACCTATAGTAAAGCGTTAAAGGTCCAAATCGATCCGTTTCATCTCAGACAATCGCTTTATCAGTCATCACCCGCGGAGTTTCGGCGCTTGTCCAGCATCGATGATTTTTTCTTGAAAAATGATTCTATCAAGAACATTCAAGTAAACGTCAATCTAATGAATACGGGGAAATATAAGGGGACAAAAAATTAA
- a CDS encoding aldo/keto reductase — protein sequence MRTMKLGSSTLEVPVIAVGCMRINSLDKTGAERFVQTALDKGANFFDHADIYGGGTCEEIFADAIHMNDEVREKIILQSKCGIRPGMFDFSKEHILESVDAILKRLRTDYLDILLLHRPDTLVEPEEVAEAFDRLESSGKVRHFGVSNQTPMQIQLLKKSVKQPLVANQLQLSITNATMISSGFNVNMENDAAVHRDGSILDYCRLNDITIQPWSPFQYGFFEGVFLGNDKFPELNKQIDENAEKYNVSNTTIAIAWLLRHPAHMQPVIGTMNLDRLNDCCNASEVHLTREEWYAIYRAAGNILP from the coding sequence ATGAGGACGATGAAGCTTGGAAGCAGTACACTAGAGGTGCCGGTGATTGCAGTCGGTTGCATGCGTATTAATTCGCTCGACAAGACTGGTGCCGAACGTTTTGTTCAGACGGCGCTAGATAAAGGTGCGAATTTCTTTGACCATGCTGATATTTATGGCGGTGGAACTTGTGAGGAAATATTCGCAGATGCTATTCATATGAACGATGAAGTTCGCGAGAAAATTATTTTACAATCTAAGTGCGGCATTCGTCCTGGTATGTTCGATTTCTCCAAAGAACATATTTTAGAATCGGTAGATGCAATTTTGAAGCGACTGAGAACGGATTATTTGGACATTCTGCTTTTGCACCGTCCAGATACATTGGTCGAGCCGGAAGAAGTAGCTGAAGCTTTTGATCGCCTTGAAAGCTCAGGCAAAGTACGCCATTTTGGCGTATCCAATCAAACACCAATGCAAATTCAACTTCTGAAGAAATCGGTGAAGCAGCCTCTAGTCGCTAACCAGTTGCAACTAAGCATTACGAACGCAACTATGATTTCGAGCGGATTTAACGTAAATATGGAAAATGATGCTGCTGTGCACCGTGATGGCAGTATCCTCGATTATTGCAGACTGAACGATATTACGATTCAGCCTTGGTCTCCCTTCCAATATGGATTTTTTGAAGGCGTATTCCTTGGAAACGACAAGTTCCCGGAATTGAATAAACAAATCGATGAAAATGCTGAAAAATACAATGTTAGCAATACGACAATTGCTATTGCATGGCTTTTGCGCCACCCTGCACATATGCAACCGGTTATCGGTACAATGAATCTTGACCGCCTGAACGATTGCTGCAATGCTAGCGAAGTTCATTTGACACGCGAAGAATGGTATGCCATTTATCGTGCTGCAGGAAACATTCTTCCTTAA
- the csaA gene encoding chaperone CsaA, which yields MVTIEEFMKLEIRIGTVIHAEPFPEARKPAIKLEIDFGDFGVKHSSAQITERYEPEQLIGRQVAAVMNFPVRRIAGFKSEVLVIGGVPSEGDVVLLKPDQPVPNGTPIA from the coding sequence ATGGTGACAATTGAGGAGTTCATGAAATTAGAAATTCGTATTGGTACGGTTATTCATGCAGAACCTTTTCCAGAAGCTCGAAAACCTGCAATAAAATTAGAAATCGACTTTGGTGATTTTGGTGTCAAACATTCCTCGGCACAGATCACAGAACGGTATGAACCAGAACAACTTATTGGCCGTCAAGTTGCCGCAGTTATGAATTTTCCTGTTAGACGTATTGCGGGCTTTAAATCCGAGGTGCTTGTCATTGGCGGAGTCCCATCGGAAGGTGATGTAGTTCTTTTAAAGCCGGATCAACCCGTTCCGAATGGGACACCAATTGCGTGA
- a CDS encoding polysaccharide deacetylase family protein — protein MRKLAICIILIIVTQLSACSSRPNPIQATVNDTDEQLETNLITVKQPSEIDDDKNNKTIYLTFDDGPSSATNEILDTLKLFHVKATFFMLEPKMRQSPEIVKRIVEEGHAVALHGVTHNKNRFYRSEQSALDEMNQAQKTLEKITGISTVLIRTPYGSVPYLTDSFRKVLSDNGYKLWDWNVDSSDWSISSKDYIKTTISQIQKLEKHDVTPIVLMHDLPETAKHLTKLLTSLTNDGYVPKKIEADMEPYNFNCYDRCRRVNVES, from the coding sequence ATGCGAAAACTTGCCATTTGTATTATTTTAATCATTGTTACTCAATTATCTGCATGCAGCAGCAGACCAAATCCTATCCAAGCCACTGTAAATGACACAGATGAACAACTTGAAACAAATTTAATTACTGTAAAGCAGCCTTCCGAAATCGATGATGACAAAAATAATAAAACGATATATTTAACCTTTGATGATGGCCCCTCTTCAGCTACCAATGAAATCTTGGATACGTTGAAGCTATTTCACGTAAAAGCTACATTTTTTATGTTGGAACCAAAAATGCGACAGTCCCCAGAAATCGTTAAACGAATTGTAGAAGAAGGACATGCCGTAGCTTTGCATGGTGTCACACACAATAAAAATCGATTTTACCGTTCGGAACAATCTGCGCTGGATGAAATGAATCAAGCACAAAAAACACTTGAGAAAATTACAGGCATCTCAACGGTTCTAATTCGTACGCCTTACGGCAGTGTACCTTATTTAACGGATTCATTCAGGAAGGTTTTAAGTGACAACGGGTATAAATTGTGGGATTGGAACGTGGACAGCAGCGACTGGTCTATTTCAAGCAAAGATTATATTAAAACGACAATTTCACAAATACAAAAATTAGAGAAACATGATGTAACCCCTATCGTTCTCATGCATGACCTACCAGAAACAGCAAAGCATTTAACTAAACTTCTTACCAGCTTAACAAACGATGGTTATGTACCCAAAAAAATCGAAGCTGACATGGAGCCCTATAACTTTAATTGCTACGATCGCTGTCGACGTGTGAACGTGGAAAGCTAA